The following coding sequences lie in one Rutidosis leptorrhynchoides isolate AG116_Rl617_1_P2 chromosome 6, CSIRO_AGI_Rlap_v1, whole genome shotgun sequence genomic window:
- the LOC139854433 gene encoding uncharacterized protein → MAPSVLKNHSNLMSKTNNDHEIIHVEANMIHKWQAGQRRKAETLEDSKQELIAFPSLFNTNPFDPLVVTEARITNCIVGGIYTDTGVGADIMCEHCFVQLPEIVKETILVPLASFANNPSWSEGSILLEVVLGKSPYKRIAHIEFHVVKANSQYNVILGRSAMMTFGAVTSTVHGMMKFPTPAGVAMMYAEWRRAIEFSLNPAFPDPKIIIGNTLTKVTKEKLYNILAANLDVSAWQVSDMTRVPRHIAEHMHNVNLNIPPVCQKKRGMAPEWDINKACPKDNYPLPEIDWKAKSLAGYHFKFFFDAYKGYHQILMTARDEDKAAFH, encoded by the exons ATGGCGCCATCTGTGTTAAAGAATCACTCAAATCTCATGAGCAAAACAAACAACGATCATGAAATAATTCATGTTGAAGCGAACATGATACATAAATGGCAAGCCGGACAACGGAGGAAAGCAGAAACTTTAGAAGATTCGAAACAAGAATTAATTGCATTCCCTTCTTTGTTTAATACTAATCCATTTGATCCTCTAGTAGTTACTGAAGCCAGAATTACAAATTGCATTGTTGGAGGAATATATACTGATACTGGAGTCGGAGCAGATATTATGTGCGAGCATTGTTTTGTGCAATTACCAGAAATAGTAAAAGAGACAATACTTGTTCCTTTGGCAAGTTTTGCTAATAATCCATCATGGTCAGAAGGAAGCATACTCTTAGAAGTAGTATTGGGAAAATCACCATATAAAAGAATAGCTCATATTGAATTTCATGTAGTGAAAGCGAATTCACAATACAATGTCATTTTGGGACGATCTGCAATGATGACTTTTGGAGCTGTAACATCAACAGTACATGGAATGATGAAGTTTCCTACACCAGCTGGAGTAGCAATGATGTACGCAGAATGGAGAAGAGCAATCGAAT TCTCACTAAATCCAGCATTCCCAGACCCAAAAATCATCATTGGGAACACATTAACAAAAGTAACAAAAGAAAAGCTTTACAATATTTTAGCAGCAAACTTAGATGTATCTGCATGGCAAGTTTCTGATATGACTAGAGTACCACGGCATATTGCTGAACATATGCATAATGTGAATCTAAATATTCCACcagtttgtcaaaagaaaagaggcATGGCCCCAGAATGGG ATATAAATAAAGCTTGTCcgaaggataattatcctttgccAGAAATAGATTGGAAGGCGAAGTCTTTAGCTGGATATcattttaagtttttttttgatgctTATAAGGGATATCACCAGATCCTCATGACAGCACGGGATGAGGATAAAGCAGCTTTTCACTAG